Proteins from a single region of Elusimicrobiota bacterium:
- a CDS encoding TatD family hydrolase produces MSVSDFQTPEHRRPKIREFSPPGKAAPSGAFKQARADFPGLTDAHLHLQHEAFAADLQGVLGRADAAGVERLASCGTRPADWPRLLELARAHPRVVIPSFGVHPWFAAEAREGWLSELERFLDAVPSGVGEAGLDRTPRGAPVEVQERVFRAQLALARRRGLPLSVNCVRALGRLLELLNAEPPPPFLLHAYAGSAEAVEPLARLGAYFSFAPFNLAGARAIRAPLAPSSGVAAGAPEGARTRAREALLAVPPDRLLFESDAPDAPRPPCSEPSLLPSLLADAARLRGMDARELAALCRENARRLFGR; encoded by the coding sequence GTGAGCGTCTCGGATTTTCAGACGCCCGAGCATCGGCGTCCGAAAATCCGAGAGTTCAGCCCTCCGGGAAAAGCGGCCCCGTCAGGAGCATTCAAACAGGCGAGGGCCGATTTCCCCGGACTGACCGACGCGCACCTCCATCTCCAGCACGAAGCCTTCGCGGCGGACCTCCAAGGGGTCCTCGGCCGGGCGGATGCCGCCGGCGTCGAGCGGCTCGCGAGCTGCGGCACGCGGCCCGCGGACTGGCCCCGTCTGCTCGAACTCGCTCGCGCGCATCCCCGCGTCGTGATCCCGTCCTTCGGCGTGCACCCCTGGTTCGCCGCCGAGGCGCGCGAGGGCTGGCTTTCGGAGCTCGAGAGATTCCTCGACGCCGTCCCTTCGGGGGTGGGCGAGGCCGGGCTCGACCGCACTCCGCGGGGCGCCCCCGTCGAGGTCCAGGAGCGCGTCTTCCGCGCCCAGCTCGCTCTCGCGCGTCGGCGCGGTCTTCCGCTCTCCGTGAACTGCGTGCGCGCTCTCGGCCGGCTCCTCGAGCTTCTGAACGCCGAGCCGCCGCCCCCCTTCCTTCTGCACGCCTACGCGGGCTCGGCGGAGGCCGTCGAACCGCTCGCGCGCCTCGGCGCGTACTTCTCCTTCGCGCCGTTCAATCTCGCGGGCGCGCGCGCGATTCGTGCTCCTCTCGCGCCGTCCTCCGGGGTGGCGGCCGGGGCCCCGGAGGGCGCTCGAACGCGCGCCCGCGAGGCGCTTCTGGCGGTTCCGCCGGACCGGCTTCTCTTCGAGAGCGACGCGCCCGACGCGCCGCGCCCTCCGTGCTCGGAGCCCTCCCTCCTCCCATCCCTGCTCGCCGACGCCGCGCGCCTGCGCGGCATGGACGCGCGCGAGCTCGCCGCGCTCTGTCGCGAGAACGCCCGACGCCTTTTCGGACGCTGA
- a CDS encoding oligosaccharide flippase family protein produces the protein MLKDIRTLGRETLVYGLSTVVARLLNFLLTPFYTYTLTKEDLGTASAAFAYIAFFNIVYQYGMDQAYMRHAVDEDGRSPEEKFSTAFWSVLASSLALSAAVFAFAAPLAEWGRIGDHPELVRFGAGILALDALSTLPFAELRLRHKAWVFAGVRSFNIVLTLVLNVFFLRRLHLGVDGVFLANLIASGATLVLLGPLLAELVRPVFALPLWKDLVRFGLPLVASGLPAVAVQVIDRPIMLRLTDKATVGLYQANFRLGVFMALVVTMFDQAWRPFFLQKAKEPGSGALFGRILTYYLAGGFWLVLAMSFFIPDLVRFQIHGKALFHPSYWSGLVVVPLVLSAYFVYGIYINFMVAVTLSKRTGLLPWVTLLGATVNVLANFALIPYWKLMGAAWSALLAQSVMAAALYLVGRSIYPVPYEGGRALHLAGAAAATLSCVYAGAVLLTGPAWLAARVAVLALFPLLLWWTHFPTLDEREALARILARLRRGPPNPAPSV, from the coding sequence ATGCTCAAGGACATCCGCACGCTCGGGCGCGAGACCCTCGTCTACGGACTCTCCACGGTCGTCGCGCGCCTGCTCAACTTCCTGCTGACGCCCTTCTACACCTACACCCTGACGAAGGAAGACCTCGGCACGGCGTCCGCCGCCTTCGCCTACATCGCCTTCTTCAACATCGTCTACCAGTACGGCATGGACCAGGCCTACATGCGCCACGCCGTCGACGAGGACGGCCGCTCACCCGAGGAGAAGTTCTCGACCGCTTTCTGGTCGGTGCTCGCCAGCTCGCTCGCCCTCTCGGCCGCGGTCTTCGCCTTCGCGGCCCCGCTGGCCGAGTGGGGCCGCATCGGCGACCATCCGGAACTCGTGCGCTTCGGCGCCGGCATCCTCGCGCTCGACGCGCTCTCGACCTTGCCCTTCGCGGAGCTGCGCCTGCGCCACAAGGCCTGGGTCTTCGCGGGCGTGCGCTCCTTCAACATCGTGCTCACCCTCGTCCTCAACGTGTTCTTCCTGCGCCGGCTCCACCTCGGGGTCGACGGGGTGTTCCTCGCGAACCTCATCGCCTCGGGCGCCACGCTCGTCCTGCTCGGCCCGCTGCTCGCCGAGCTCGTCCGTCCCGTCTTCGCCCTGCCTCTCTGGAAGGACCTCGTGCGCTTCGGCCTGCCGCTCGTCGCCTCGGGCCTGCCGGCCGTGGCCGTGCAGGTCATCGACCGCCCCATCATGCTGCGCCTGACCGACAAGGCCACCGTCGGCCTCTATCAGGCCAACTTCCGGCTCGGGGTGTTCATGGCGCTCGTCGTCACCATGTTCGACCAGGCCTGGCGCCCGTTCTTCCTGCAGAAGGCGAAGGAGCCCGGCTCCGGCGCCCTCTTCGGGCGCATCCTGACCTACTACCTCGCCGGCGGCTTCTGGCTCGTGCTGGCGATGTCCTTCTTCATCCCGGACCTCGTGCGCTTCCAGATCCACGGAAAAGCCCTCTTCCATCCGTCCTACTGGAGCGGGCTCGTCGTCGTGCCGCTCGTGCTCAGCGCCTACTTCGTCTACGGGATCTACATCAACTTCATGGTGGCGGTCACGCTGAGCAAGCGCACCGGCCTTCTGCCCTGGGTCACCCTGCTGGGAGCGACCGTGAACGTGCTCGCCAACTTCGCCCTCATCCCTTACTGGAAGCTCATGGGCGCCGCGTGGTCGGCCTTGCTCGCGCAGAGCGTGATGGCCGCCGCACTCTACCTCGTCGGCCGCTCCATCTACCCCGTCCCCTACGAGGGCGGACGCGCCCTCCACCTCGCGGGAGCCGCGGCGGCGACGCTCTCCTGCGTCTACGCCGGAGCGGTCCTGCTCACAGGCCCCGCATGGCTCGCCGCGCGCGTCGCGGTGCTGGCCCTCTTCCCGCTGCTGCTGTGGTGGACCCACTTCCCGACACTGGATGAACGGGAAGCCCTCGCGCGCATCCTCGCGCGCCTGCGCCGGGGGCCGCCGAACCCGGCTCCCTCCGTTTAA
- a CDS encoding rhodanese-like domain-containing protein, producing the protein MNAKKNDPDDKLLIAPKELARKLAAKEKFTLLDVRSAPEYQVLHIPDARLATRKLVDELFASWPKDSDIVLCDHFGSSGLDAARVLTQKGFTNVKALRGGIDAWSQEIDPLTPRYA; encoded by the coding sequence ATGAACGCGAAGAAGAACGACCCCGACGACAAGCTCCTCATCGCTCCCAAGGAGCTCGCGCGCAAGCTGGCGGCGAAGGAGAAGTTCACGCTCCTCGACGTGCGCAGCGCGCCCGAGTATCAGGTCCTGCACATCCCCGACGCCCGCCTGGCCACGCGCAAGCTCGTCGACGAGCTCTTCGCGAGCTGGCCCAAGGACTCCGACATCGTGCTCTGCGACCACTTCGGCTCTTCCGGCCTCGACGCGGCGCGCGTGCTCACCCAGAAGGGCTTCACGAACGTGAAGGCCCTGCGGGGGGGCATCGACGCCTGGTCGCAGGAGATCGACCCTCTGACGCCGCGCTACGCCTGA
- a CDS encoding rhodanese-like domain-containing protein, translated as MFFGSSDVPSITVEELKAKYDARQSFTLVDVREPDEHERCRLPGSKLIPLGELPQRFGELRVSDEIIVHCRSGGRSAKAARFLKEKGFAKVFNLTGGILAWAERVDPSMPKA; from the coding sequence ATGTTCTTCGGAAGCAGCGACGTGCCGTCGATCACCGTCGAGGAGCTCAAAGCGAAGTACGACGCCCGGCAGAGCTTCACGCTCGTCGACGTCCGCGAACCCGACGAGCACGAGCGCTGCCGCCTGCCCGGCTCGAAGCTCATCCCCTTAGGAGAGCTCCCGCAGCGCTTCGGCGAGCTCCGGGTCTCCGACGAGATCATCGTGCACTGCCGTTCGGGCGGACGCTCGGCCAAGGCCGCGCGCTTCCTGAAGGAGAAGGGCTTCGCGAAGGTCTTCAATCTGACGGGCGGCATCCTGGCCTGGGCCGAACGCGTCGACCCCTCGATGCCCAAGGCCTGA
- the ccsA gene encoding cytochrome c biogenesis protein CcsA: METGLFAAAVALYAASTALALAYAFLRREELPLWMWRLLGVALVLHAVSFGLRTAAFWSVPENWGYLPLHTWYGALSCLAFVSALVFWTVEGIARLNILGAFILPFTLTAAVGALCGADPAFRPLPEGLRSALLNVHPPLLMAAYTGFANAFGVGLALLLQERQIKSRRPAEICYRLPALEELERLQHALILVCFAVLSAGIALGILWTTHMKDDWRHDAKVLFTLVTWGIYAGVLGARFLGLRGRRAALLSMAAFLSLVATFLAGDAFSKLHGFLMGKNG, from the coding sequence ATGGAGACGGGGCTCTTCGCCGCGGCCGTCGCCCTCTACGCGGCCTCGACCGCGCTCGCGCTCGCCTACGCCTTCCTGCGCCGCGAGGAGCTCCCGCTCTGGATGTGGCGCCTGCTCGGCGTCGCGCTCGTCCTCCACGCCGTCTCCTTCGGCCTGCGCACCGCCGCGTTCTGGTCCGTGCCCGAGAACTGGGGCTACCTGCCGCTGCACACGTGGTACGGGGCGCTCTCCTGCCTCGCCTTCGTCAGCGCCCTCGTCTTCTGGACCGTCGAAGGCATCGCGCGCCTCAACATCCTCGGCGCCTTCATCCTCCCGTTCACGCTGACGGCCGCCGTCGGGGCGCTCTGCGGCGCGGACCCGGCCTTCCGCCCGCTGCCCGAGGGTCTGCGCAGCGCCCTGCTCAACGTGCACCCGCCGCTGCTCATGGCCGCCTACACGGGCTTCGCGAACGCCTTCGGCGTCGGGCTCGCCCTGCTCCTGCAGGAGCGGCAGATCAAGTCGCGCCGGCCCGCGGAGATCTGCTACCGCCTCCCGGCCCTCGAGGAGCTCGAGCGCCTGCAGCACGCGCTGATCCTCGTCTGCTTCGCGGTCCTGAGCGCGGGCATCGCGCTCGGCATCCTCTGGACCACGCACATGAAGGACGACTGGCGCCATGACGCGAAGGTCCTCTTCACGCTCGTCACCTGGGGGATCTACGCCGGCGTGCTCGGCGCGCGCTTCCTCGGCCTGCGCGGGCGGCGGGCCGCGCTGCTGTCGATGGCGGCCTTCCTCTCGCTGGTCGCGACCTTCCTCGCCGGCGACGCCTTCTCGAAGCTTCACGGGTTCCTCATGGGGAAGAACGGATGA
- a CDS encoding NifU family protein: MTKELKITATLAGDWTVCRFDVEPPLKGTPPCYFEDKASAAGAPLAEALFALEGVRALKIAAGAVTVAREDAEDWPAFARTVATALQAHRASGKPALAPGAKSNVPSEAEIRAKVQDMLDKEINPALAGHGGGVELAGVHGAVVELRLLGGCQGCAHSRMTMRQGIERALRDAIPSLDDVLDVTDHGSGQAPYHHHEHGEGCEH; encoded by the coding sequence ATGACCAAAGAACTGAAGATCACCGCGACGCTCGCCGGAGACTGGACCGTCTGCCGCTTCGACGTCGAGCCGCCCCTGAAGGGGACGCCTCCCTGCTACTTCGAGGACAAGGCCTCCGCCGCGGGAGCGCCCCTCGCCGAGGCCCTCTTCGCGCTCGAAGGCGTGCGCGCGCTGAAGATCGCGGCCGGAGCCGTCACGGTCGCGCGCGAGGACGCCGAGGACTGGCCCGCCTTCGCGCGCACGGTCGCGACCGCGCTCCAGGCCCATCGAGCCTCCGGGAAGCCCGCGCTGGCGCCCGGCGCGAAGAGCAACGTGCCCTCCGAGGCGGAGATCCGCGCGAAGGTCCAGGACATGCTCGACAAGGAGATCAATCCCGCCCTCGCCGGACACGGAGGGGGAGTGGAGCTCGCCGGGGTGCACGGCGCCGTCGTCGAGCTCCGCCTGCTGGGCGGCTGCCAGGGCTGCGCGCACTCGCGCATGACGATGCGCCAGGGCATCGAGCGGGCCCTGCGCGACGCCATCCCTTCCCTCGACGACGTACTCGACGTCACCGACCACGGCTCCGGGCAGGCCCCGTACCATCATCACGAGCACGGAGAGGGCTGCGAACACTAG
- a CDS encoding response regulator, whose translation MEGKRLPVLLVVEDDVAVRELYEKALADSYEVVSLSFGEGTPEITESYKPDLVLLDVNLPGVSGFEVCKRIRALPATRDVPVIFITSMTDDASFHEGLKAGGTFWMSKPVSIPKLKERLAYMLKGNSPG comes from the coding sequence ATGGAAGGGAAGCGGCTGCCGGTCCTGCTCGTCGTCGAAGACGACGTCGCCGTCCGCGAGCTCTACGAGAAGGCGCTCGCCGACTCCTACGAGGTCGTCTCGCTCTCCTTCGGGGAGGGGACCCCGGAGATCACCGAGTCCTACAAGCCCGACCTCGTCCTCCTCGACGTCAACCTGCCGGGAGTGAGCGGCTTCGAGGTCTGCAAGAGGATCCGCGCGCTGCCCGCGACGCGGGACGTGCCGGTGATCTTCATCACGAGCATGACCGACGACGCGTCCTTCCACGAGGGCCTCAAGGCGGGCGGGACCTTCTGGATGAGCAAGCCGGTGAGCATCCCCAAGCTGAAGGAACGGCTCGCGTACATGCTGAAGGGGAACTCCCCGGGCTAA
- a CDS encoding OPT family oligopeptide transporter, with amino-acid sequence MTPTHAAADPHAGVPQLTVRAIVAGMLLGGLMSLSNLYVALKTGWSLGVSITASILAFAIFSALFKLRIVRRAFGMMENNIMKSTASAAGYMTGGGTVAAIPAFMMITGTTMDPWQMFFWIASIAMMGLVMAIPMKQQMINLEGLRFPTGIATAETLKALYGEGGSGGEGKAKLLGWASVAGGVVAFLRDVRAPWKADWLNLPEKIKIPVLTLAGRPLADFTLSFEGSLIMLGAGAIMGFRAAWSMLLGAFINFGILAPMLYTRGIIDPKLGYKHIVAWSVWFGSAIMLTSGLLSFAFQWESVLRAVKSVGASLLGRHEAQKEGEVPEVPMLWFIVGMAVLSPIVVYLEWFIFGIKVWMGAISILLSFFIAIVACRVTGETDTTPTGALGKITQITFGALDPGNAVTNLMTANVTGGIGLHSADLLTDLKSGWILKADARKQFWAQFFGVVAGSCFVVPAYRLLIPNAEALGSEQWPAPGAQTWKGVAELLAKGFHTLHPTAQWALVVGGVLGIVLVLLEKAFPKARPYIPSAAGLGLAFTTPANNTIAMFLGALVAWRMEKRDPKTADDLVVPISSGFIAGESLVGVLIAALIVFGVLR; translated from the coding sequence ATGACCCCAACCCACGCCGCCGCGGACCCGCACGCCGGAGTCCCCCAGCTCACCGTGCGCGCCATCGTCGCCGGCATGCTGCTCGGCGGCCTCATGTCGCTCTCCAACCTCTACGTCGCCCTCAAGACCGGCTGGAGCCTCGGGGTCTCCATCACGGCCAGCATCCTCGCCTTCGCGATCTTCTCCGCGCTCTTCAAGCTGCGCATCGTGCGCCGGGCGTTCGGGATGATGGAGAACAACATCATGAAGTCCACGGCGAGCGCCGCGGGCTACATGACCGGCGGCGGCACCGTCGCGGCCATCCCGGCCTTCATGATGATCACCGGCACGACGATGGACCCCTGGCAGATGTTCTTCTGGATCGCGAGCATCGCGATGATGGGCCTCGTGATGGCCATCCCCATGAAGCAGCAGATGATCAACCTCGAGGGCCTGCGCTTCCCGACCGGCATCGCCACCGCGGAGACCCTCAAGGCCCTCTACGGCGAGGGGGGCTCGGGCGGCGAGGGCAAGGCCAAGCTGCTCGGCTGGGCCAGCGTCGCCGGCGGCGTCGTCGCCTTCCTGCGCGACGTCCGAGCGCCGTGGAAGGCCGACTGGCTGAACCTGCCCGAGAAGATCAAGATCCCCGTGCTCACCCTCGCCGGCCGCCCTCTCGCGGACTTCACGCTGAGCTTCGAGGGCTCGCTCATCATGCTCGGCGCGGGCGCCATCATGGGATTCCGCGCCGCCTGGAGCATGCTGCTCGGCGCCTTCATCAACTTCGGGATCCTCGCGCCCATGCTCTACACCCGGGGGATCATCGACCCCAAGCTCGGCTACAAGCACATCGTGGCCTGGAGCGTCTGGTTCGGCTCGGCGATCATGCTCACCAGCGGCCTCCTCTCCTTCGCCTTCCAGTGGGAGAGCGTGCTGCGCGCGGTCAAGAGCGTCGGCGCCTCGCTGCTCGGCCGCCACGAGGCGCAGAAGGAGGGGGAAGTCCCCGAGGTCCCGATGCTCTGGTTCATCGTCGGGATGGCCGTGCTCTCGCCGATCGTCGTCTACCTGGAGTGGTTCATCTTCGGCATCAAGGTCTGGATGGGCGCGATCTCCATCCTCCTCTCCTTCTTCATCGCCATCGTCGCGTGCCGCGTCACCGGCGAGACGGACACGACCCCGACCGGGGCGCTGGGGAAGATCACGCAGATCACCTTCGGCGCGCTCGACCCGGGCAACGCGGTGACGAACCTCATGACCGCCAACGTCACGGGCGGCATCGGCCTGCACTCGGCCGACCTGCTCACCGACCTCAAGAGCGGCTGGATCCTCAAGGCCGACGCGCGCAAGCAGTTCTGGGCGCAGTTCTTCGGCGTCGTCGCCGGCTCCTGTTTCGTCGTGCCGGCCTACCGCCTCCTCATCCCGAACGCCGAGGCCCTCGGCTCCGAGCAGTGGCCGGCCCCCGGCGCTCAGACCTGGAAGGGCGTCGCCGAGCTCCTCGCCAAGGGCTTCCACACCCTGCACCCGACCGCGCAGTGGGCGCTCGTCGTCGGCGGCGTGCTGGGCATCGTCCTCGTCCTGCTCGAGAAGGCCTTCCCCAAGGCGCGGCCGTACATCCCGTCGGCGGCGGGCCTCGGGCTCGCCTTCACGACGCCGGCCAACAACACCATCGCGATGTTCCTGGGCGCCCTCGTCGCCTGGCGCATGGAGAAGCGCGACCCCAAGACCGCCGACGACCTCGTCGTCCCGATCAGCTCCGGCTTCATCGCGGGCGAGAGCCTCGTGGGCGTGCTCATCGCGGCCCTCATCGTGTTCGGGGTCCTGCGCTGA
- a CDS encoding glycosyltransferase family 39 protein — MSRKKRREQSQEPSPAAELPAWLKRPELGLFLLALALRLLHLWLYRGDFWAWTPLLDDNIFVSWRDLIAREGFLARSLGVFNLNPGYPYFLAALGRLFGHGLLAPVLLQHLLGALVPPLLYRVGRELFDERVGLVAGLLAALYGPAVFYESRLLGESFIYLLNAGFLFLLCRGAAEAPEFRSTLAGILLGLSAVFRPTALALAPLAALWILSTTRVRGSARSWLCVALFALGVWLPMLPVQLRNRAVDPASGWGLTTASGGVNLFLGNNPEADGLNKAPSFVRYGPGQQYQDFKEEAERRAGRTLSAREVSAFWTGRVREWFRVRPDLAWGLVLRKAELFWNHREPPDNFFPSLFERFTKLGPVPLVGWGLVAPLGLWGLLASVGWLSGRWLLHGYALAYFGLVTGFYVLSRYRFPAAAALIPLAAFGLVRLRDLCVQRRLARAFGMTLLLVPCVLLSRLPLIGEEDAASAHYSMGVIYANQGWKEKAVEEYRASLAADPGFSSSWLNLGLLLHELGRGPEAAAALESAARTETDPARRARIASAAAGLRGREPRDAGFTGDRGRAEAPSGKRP, encoded by the coding sequence ATGAGCCGCAAGAAGAGGCGCGAGCAGTCCCAGGAGCCGTCCCCGGCGGCGGAGCTGCCGGCGTGGCTCAAGCGTCCGGAGCTCGGGCTCTTCCTCCTCGCGCTCGCCCTGCGCCTCCTCCACCTGTGGCTCTACCGCGGGGACTTCTGGGCGTGGACGCCGCTGCTCGACGACAACATCTTCGTCTCCTGGCGCGACCTCATCGCCCGCGAGGGCTTCCTCGCGCGCTCGCTCGGCGTCTTCAACCTCAATCCCGGCTATCCCTACTTCCTCGCCGCCCTGGGCCGCCTCTTCGGGCACGGCCTGCTCGCCCCGGTCCTGCTCCAGCATCTCCTCGGAGCCCTCGTCCCCCCGCTCCTCTACCGGGTGGGCCGCGAACTCTTCGACGAGCGCGTCGGCCTCGTCGCCGGCCTCCTCGCGGCTCTCTACGGTCCCGCGGTCTTCTACGAGTCGCGCCTGCTCGGCGAGAGCTTCATCTATCTCCTCAACGCCGGATTCCTCTTCCTCCTCTGCCGCGGCGCGGCCGAGGCCCCCGAGTTCCGCTCCACCCTCGCGGGGATCCTCCTCGGGCTTTCGGCGGTCTTCCGGCCGACCGCCCTCGCGCTCGCCCCCCTCGCCGCGCTCTGGATCCTTTCGACGACCCGCGTACGCGGGAGCGCGCGGTCCTGGCTCTGCGTCGCCCTCTTCGCCCTCGGCGTCTGGCTGCCGATGCTCCCCGTGCAGCTGCGCAACCGCGCGGTGGACCCGGCCTCCGGCTGGGGGCTCACGACCGCGAGCGGCGGCGTCAACCTCTTCCTCGGAAACAACCCCGAGGCCGACGGCCTGAACAAGGCTCCCTCCTTCGTGCGCTACGGGCCGGGGCAGCAGTACCAGGACTTCAAGGAGGAGGCCGAGCGACGGGCGGGCCGGACGCTCTCCGCGCGCGAAGTCTCCGCGTTCTGGACGGGGCGCGTGCGCGAGTGGTTCCGGGTCCGTCCCGACCTGGCCTGGGGACTCGTCCTGCGCAAGGCGGAGCTCTTCTGGAACCACCGCGAGCCGCCCGACAACTTCTTCCCCTCGCTCTTCGAGCGCTTCACGAAGCTGGGGCCGGTCCCCCTCGTCGGCTGGGGCCTCGTCGCGCCGCTCGGCCTCTGGGGCCTGCTGGCCTCGGTCGGCTGGCTCTCCGGCCGCTGGCTCCTGCACGGCTACGCGCTCGCCTACTTCGGGCTCGTCACCGGCTTCTACGTGCTCTCGCGCTACCGCTTCCCCGCCGCCGCGGCCCTCATCCCGCTGGCGGCCTTCGGCCTCGTGCGCCTGCGCGACCTGTGCGTCCAGCGGCGGCTCGCGCGCGCCTTCGGCATGACGCTGCTCCTGGTCCCCTGCGTGCTGCTCTCGCGCCTGCCGCTCATCGGCGAGGAGGACGCCGCCTCCGCCCACTACAGCATGGGCGTCATCTACGCGAACCAGGGCTGGAAGGAGAAGGCCGTCGAGGAGTACCGCGCCTCGCTCGCGGCCGACCCGGGCTTCTCTTCTTCGTGGCTGAACCTCGGGCTTCTGCTCCATGAGCTCGGGCGCGGCCCGGAGGCCGCCGCGGCGCTCGAGAGCGCGGCGCGCACCGAGACGGATCCCGCGCGCCGCGCGCGCATCGCCTCGGCCGCCGCCGGCCTGCGGGGGCGTGAACCCCGGGACGCGGGATTCACGGGGGATCGGGGAAGAGCGGAAGCTCCTTCAGGAAAAAGGCCGTAG
- a CDS encoding 4a-hydroxytetrahydrobiopterin dehydratase: MRSLLNRHEIDALLPGVPGWRVDRSVRLERSWSFSGLEAAAAFLRRLDGLSLGREDVTLSGSSVRVLLGASGGLLRADFALARKVSAAARPPR; this comes from the coding sequence ATGCGCTCCCTCCTGAACAGGCACGAGATCGACGCCCTTCTTCCCGGCGTCCCCGGCTGGCGGGTGGACCGCTCCGTGCGTCTCGAGCGTTCCTGGAGCTTCTCCGGCCTCGAGGCGGCGGCGGCCTTCCTGCGCCGACTCGACGGGCTCTCCCTTGGACGCGAGGACGTGACGCTCTCCGGCTCGTCGGTCCGCGTCCTTCTCGGGGCCTCCGGGGGGCTGCTGCGCGCCGACTTCGCGCTCGCGCGCAAGGTCTCCGCTGCCGCCCGGCCTCCCCGTTAG